Proteins from a genomic interval of Trichoderma breve strain T069 chromosome 2, whole genome shotgun sequence:
- a CDS encoding ABC-2 type transporter domain-containing protein has protein sequence MAGEQPPLKEESLPSTANSATAKELGEQLDSNSVETQVEGDRSSKELARVQTGVSVEQAEAHFAGLQREFTGVSRASRKNKHQSTSDPEKGATVTAEDDDVSLFDLETALRGDLDASTEAGIRSKHIGTCWDGLTVKGIGGFTNFVKTFPDAIIDTFNVISPLLSMVGLGPKFTEATLLDGFQGVCKPGEMILVLGTPGSGCTTFLKAIANQRYGYTGVHGDVFYGPWTAQEFKRYRGEAVYNAEDDVHHPTLTVEQTLGFALDVKMPAKRPGNMSKTEFKEHIITLLLKMFNIEHTRKTIVGDAFVRGVSGGERKRVSIAEMMITNACILSWDNSTRGLDASTALDFAKSLRIQTDLYKTCTFVSLYQASENIYKLFDKVMVIDEGRQVYFGPAKDARAYFEGLGFLPQPRQTTPDYVTGCTDEFEREYQPGRSAENAPHSPDSLRDAFKASPYQKMIEDEIAEYKANLEHEKQKHDDFLVAFKEGKRGTSKRSPYQVGFHIQVWSIMKRQFILKLQDRFNLIVGWSRSILVAIVLGTLYLNLGQTSASAFSKGGLLFVALLFNAFQAFSELGGTMLGRPLVARHKAYAFHRPSALWIAQIFVDQAFAASQILVFSIIVYFMTGLVRDAGAFFTFYLMILSGNIGMTLFFRILGCVSPDFDSAIKFAVVIITLFITTSGYLIQYQSEKVWLRWIYWINILGLAFSSLMENEFERIDLTCTAESLIPSGPGYTDINHQVCVLPGSNAGTTFVRGRDYISQGFDYLPGDLWRNWGIVMALIVFFLFLNVLLGEIVKFGMGGNSFKVYAKPNKEREELNKALADKRDAKRKDRSNEEGSELIINSTSVLTWESLNYDVPVPGGTRRLLNNVFGYVKPGELTALMGASGAGKTTLLDVLASRKNIGVIYGDVLVDGAKPGKQFQRSTSYAEQLDVHEPTQTVREALRFSAELRQPFETPIPERHAYVEEIISLLEMENIADCIIGSPEAGLTVEQRKRVTIGVELAAKPELLLFLDEPTSGLDSQSAFNIVRFLKKLAAAGQAILCTIHQPNAALFQNFDRLLLLQRGGRTVYFGDIGKDAAVLRAYLARYGAEAAPTDNVAEYMLDAVGAGSMPRIGDRDWADIWEDSPEFAHTKDVIIELKRERMAANQASPGLEKEYASPLYHQMNVVVRRMFRAFWRSPNYLFTRLFAHIAVAIITGLTYLNLDNSKSSLQYKVFVMFQITVLPAIIMSQVEIMYAMKRALFFRESSSKMYSTSSFVTAIILAEMPYSVLCAVSFYLPLYFMPGFQTDPSRAGFQFFMVLITELFAVTLGQGLSALTPSPRVSTQFDPFITIVFALFCGVTIPYAQMPKGWRVWLYQLDPFTRLIGACVTTALHGLEVVCKPSELNRFTAPNGTTCGEYMQPFFERGAPGYLVSNSTSDCEYCSYKVGDEFYTPLSLSFDHRWRDLGIFLCFVVSNITILYLGSRFVNYNKR, from the exons ATGGCTGGGGAGCAGCCTCCTCTCAAGGAGGAGTCGCTGCCTAGCACGGCAAACTCGGCGACGGCAAAGGAGCTTGGTGAGCAATTGGATTCAAACTCTGTGGAGACTCAGGTTGAAGGTGATCGCTCTTCTAAGGAACTTGCCAGAGTTCAGACGGGCGTCTCTGTTGAGCAAGCTGAGGCTCACTTTGCCGGTCTGCAGCGCGAGTTTACTGGTGTTTCTCGAGCGAGTCGCAAGAACAAGCACCAATCTACTTCCGACCCCGAAAAGGGGGCCACTGTCACAgcagaggatgatgacgtctctctcttcgaCTTAGAGACTGCTCTCCGAGGCGATCTTGACGCCAGCACCGAGGCCGGAATTCGATCGAAACATATCGGAACCTGCTGGGATGGTCTGACCGTCAAGGGTATCGGCGGCTTCACCAACTTTGTCAAAACCTTCCccgatgccatcatcgacaCCTTCAACGTCATCTCTCCACTGCTAAGCATGGTCGGCCTAGGCCCGAAGTTTACTGAGGCTACGCTGCTTGATGGCTTTCAGGGCGTGTGCAAGCCAGGAGAGATGATTCTGGTTCTGGGAACTCCAGGCTCTGGTTGCACCACCttcctcaaggccattgctAACCAGCGATATGGATACACTGGAGTCCATGGAGATGTCTTTTATGGTCCATGGACTGCGCAAGAGTTCAAGCGATACCGTGGTGAAGCCGTCTACAATGCTGAAGACGATGTGCACCACCCTACGTTGACTGTTGAGCAGACTCTGGGATTCGCTTTGGATGTCAAGATGCCTGCTAAGCGACCTGGCAACATGTCCAAGACTGAATTCAAGGAGCACATCATCACTCTGCTACTCAAGATGTTCAACATTGAACACACTAGAAAGACCATTGTTGGTGATGCCTTCGTTCGTGGTGTGTCTGGTGGTGAGCGAAAGCGTGTCTCCATCGCGGAAATGATGATCACAAACGCTTGCATTCTCTCTTGGGACAACAGCACTCGTGGTCTCGATGCCAGTACTGCCCTTGACTTTGCAAAGAGTTTGAGGATTCAGACGGATCTCTACAAAACTTGCACCTTTGTCTCTCTGTACCAAGCTTCCGAGAACATCTACAAGCTCTTTGACAAGGTCATGGTGATTGATGAGGGACGACAAGTCTACTTTGGCCCTGCAAAGGATGCACGTGCCTATTTCGAAGGCCTTGGTTTCCTGCCGCAGCCAAGACAGACGACTCCTGACTATGTTACTGGCTGTACTGACGAATTCGAGCGTGAATATCAACCTGGAAGATCTGCAGAAAACGCCCCTCACAGCCCAGACTCACTCAGGGATGCATTCAAGGCATCGCCTTACCAGAAAatgattgaagatgaaattgCCGAGTACAAGGCAAACCTTGAGCATGAAAAGCAGAAGCACGACGATTTCTTGGTTGCCTTTAAGGAAGGCAAACGTGGCACATCTAAGCGAAGCCCCTATCAAGTCGGTTTCCATATCCAAGTCTGGTCTATCATGAAACGACAGTTTATTCTCAAGCTCCAGGATCGATTTAACCTGATCGTGGGCTGGAGTCGCAGTatcctcgtcgccatcgTTCTCGGAACCCTGTATCTGAATCTCGGTCAAACTTCCGCCAGTGCTTTCAGCAAGGGTGGTTTGTTGTTTGTAGCACTCCTGTTTAACGCTTTCCAGGCCTTCTCAGAATTAGGAGGAACAATGTTGGGGCGTCCACTGGTCGCAAGACACAAGGCATACGCATTCCATCGACCTTCGGCTCTCTGGATTGCCCAAATCTTTGTGGATCAAGCGTTTGCAGCCAGTCAAAttcttgtcttctccatcatcgtctATTTCATGACAGGCCTAGTTCGAGATGCCGGCGCATTCTTCACCTTCTATCTGATGATTCTCTCTGGTAACATTGGAATGACGCTCTTTTTCCGAATTCTTGGCTGTGTCAGCCCTGATTTCGACTCTGCCATCAAGTTTGCCGTCGTTATTATCACGCTTTTCATCACCACGTCCGGATATCTCATTCAGTATCAATCCGAAAAAGTCTGGCTTCGCTGGATCTATTGGATCAATATTTTGGGCCTCGCATTTAGCTCTTTGATGGAGAATGAGTTTGAGAGAATTGATCTCACCTGTACCGCCGAATCGCTTATTCCATCCGGTCCTGGATATACTGACATCAACCATCAAGTCTGTGTTCTGCCTGGTTCAAACGCTGGCACAACCTTTGTCCGAGGCCGTGACTACATCTCTCAGGGTTTCGATTACCTTCCTGGCGACTTGTGGCGCAACTGGGGTATTGTCATGGCGCTGATTgtgttcttcctcttcctaAACGTGCTCCTTGGTGAGATCGTCAAGTTTGGCATGGGTGGAAACAGCTTCAAGGTTTACGCAAAGCCTAACAAGGAGCGAGAAGAATTGAACAAAGCCTTGGCCGACAAGCGCGACGCCAAGCGCAAGGATAGATCTAACGAGGAAGGTTCTGAGTTGATCATTAACTCGACTAGCGTTTTGACTTGGGAGAGCCTCAACTACGATGTGCCTGTCCCCGGTGGTACCCGACGTCTTCTCAACAACGTTTTTGGATATGTGAAGCCAGGTGAACTTACCGCCTTGATGGGAGCGTCTGGCGCTGGAAAGACCACACTCCTCGATGTCTTGGCATCTAGAAAGAACATTGGTGTCATCTATGGCGACGTTTTGGTAGATGGTGCCAAGCCCGGAAAGCAATTCCAACGATCCACCTCCTATGCTGAGCAGCTCGATGTTCATGAGCCCACTCAGACAGTCCGTGAAGCTCTTCGATTTTCTGCTGAACTCCGCCAACCTTTCGAAACCCCTATCCCCGAGCGCCATGCATATGTGGAAGAGATCATCTCTCTGTTGGAAATGGAGAACATTGCCGACTGCATCATCGGATCCCCTGAAGCTGGCTTGACCGTCGAACAGCGCAAGCGTGTGACCATTGGAGTTGAACTTGCCGCCAAGCCCGAATTGCTCCTGTTCTTGGATGAGCCTACTTCCGGTTTGGACAGTCAGAGTGCCTTCAATATTGTTCGTTtcctgaagaagctggctgcCGCTGGGCAGGCAATTCTCTGCACCATCCACCAGCCCAACGCTGCGCTTTTCCAAAACTTCGAccgtcttttgctgctgcagcgaGGAGGACGCACTGTCTACTTTGGCGATATTGGCaaggatgctgctgttctgCGCGCCTACCTGGCACGCTATGGTGCCGAAGCTGCCCCTACCGACAACGTTGCAGAGTATATGCTTGATGCCGTCGGTGCCGGTAGCATGCCCCGAATTGGTGACCGTGACTGGGCTGATATCTGGGAAGACAGCCCTGAATTTGCTCATACCAAGGATGTCATCATCGAGCTGAAGCGAGAGCGCATGGCCGCTAACCAGGCAAGCCCCGGACTTGAAAAGGAGTACGCCTCTCCTCTTTACCACCAGATGAATGTTGTTGTCCGACGCATGTTCCGAGCTTTCTGGCGCTCGCCCAACTACCTGTTTACTCGCCTGTTTGCCCACATTGCTGTCGCCATTATCACTGGTCTCACGTATCTCAACTTGGACAACTCGAAGTCTTCTCTTCAGTACAAGGTCTTCGTCATGTTCCAGATCACAGTGTtgcccgccatcatcatgtcgCAGGTCGAAATCATGTACGCCATGAAGCGTGCACTCTTCTTCCGCGAATCCTCGTCCAAGATGTACTCAACCTCTTCGTTCGTCACGGCCATCATTCTCGCTGAGATGCCTTACTCTGTCCTCTGTGCGGTCTCGTTCTACCTGCCCTTGTACTTCATGCCTGGCTTCCAAACCGACCCCTCGCGTGCCGGTTTCCAGTTCTTCATGGTTCTCATCACAGAACTGTTCGCTGTCACCCTGGGCCAAGGTCTCTCCGCGCTTACTCCCTCACCTCGTGTCTCTACCCAGTTTGATCCTTTCATTACCATTGTCTTCGCTCTCTTCTGTGGTGTTACCATTCCGTATGCGCAGATGCCCAAGGGCTGGCGTGTCTGGCTCTACCAGCTCGATCCTTTCACTCGTCTCATCGGTGCTTGTGTTACCACTGCACTACATGGACTCGAAGTCGTTTGCAAGCCCAGCGAGCTGAACAGATTCACCGCCCCTAACGGTACAACCTGCGgcgagtacatgcagccttTCTTCGAAAGGGGTGCCCCGGGATATCTCGTTTCCAACAGCACCTCAGACTGCGAGTACTGCTCATACAAGGTTGGCGATGAGTTCTACACACcattgagcttgagctttgACCATCGCTGGAGAGACTTGGGTATCTTCCTCTGCTTCGTCGTCAGCAACATTACCATTCTCTATCTGGGT AGCCGATTCGTCAACTACAACAAGAGGTAA